The Calorimonas adulescens genome contains a region encoding:
- the mutS gene encoding DNA mismatch repair protein MutS, translated as MSDFTPMIKQYLEIKEQYKDCILLYRVGDFYETFFEDAEIASRVLNIVLTGKDCGKEDRAPMAGIPYHAAESYIIKLVDNGYKVAICEQLEDPSKAKGLVKRDVVRVVTPGTIISDNLVGNKDSNYLSSIYIDGENASVSSLDVSTGDTIILRLTNDIDYIYDEIVKINPSEILLPRKLSNTKLFQRLNNNDRLVELMLDDEYDLDRYRKQLLEQYGDNTDLIDKFDNVSLMAFGALLNYVLDTLKISNLYLKQPEFETKSKYMEIDNFTRRNLELVESIRSNKNGSTLLNIIDRTKTAMGGRLLKRYILNPLYSVNEIKVRLEAVEEIIIKKDLLNKFREHLAQIYDIERLLGKLNYNNANPRDLIALKESLKVLPDIFNTLCGCESDLFNIFKEEIDTLDDIYLLIDKAIVDDPPNTLKDGGIIKTGYNDEIDKLHYLTLNSKKLLMDLEQKEREKTGIKSLKIGYNKVFGYYIEVTTKNLNLVPSYYIRKQTLANCERFITEELKRLESDITEAEIKLTTLEYQLFMEIRNKIISEIDRIQKTVFVIAYLDVIQSYAYVSIENNYVKPEINNGDKIIIKNGRHPVIEKLDKKNLFVANDVNLDNENNLIYIITGPNMAGKSTYMRQVALIVIMAQMGCFVPADHAIIGVVDKVFTRVGASDDISSGQSTFMVEMNEVAYILKNATSKSLIILDEIGRGTSTFDGLSIAWAVIEYISIKIKAKTLFATHYHELVKLEDELPNVKNFYVSIYKNGDDIVFLRKIMKGSMSQSFGIQVAKMAGVPEEVINKAKRLLKSLERSEKNFNKIHEKSPATQLDIFSIYTNKIVELIKNIDINTMTPLDALNKLNEIKNLLTGGDQTRDEQNKNIG; from the coding sequence ATGTCAGATTTTACTCCAATGATAAAACAATATTTAGAAATTAAGGAACAATATAAAGACTGCATATTGCTTTACAGGGTGGGGGATTTCTATGAAACTTTTTTTGAGGATGCAGAGATTGCTTCTAGAGTTTTGAATATTGTTCTTACAGGCAAAGATTGCGGAAAAGAAGATAGGGCACCAATGGCCGGTATACCATACCATGCTGCAGAATCTTATATAATAAAATTGGTGGACAACGGTTATAAGGTAGCAATATGCGAACAACTTGAAGACCCATCGAAAGCAAAAGGTTTGGTCAAACGAGATGTTGTTAGGGTGGTTACACCAGGAACAATAATAAGTGATAATTTGGTAGGTAACAAAGATTCAAATTATTTGTCATCAATTTATATTGATGGGGAAAATGCCTCAGTTTCGTCTCTTGACGTATCTACGGGAGATACAATTATCTTGCGATTGACTAATGATATTGATTATATTTATGATGAAATAGTAAAAATAAATCCTTCTGAAATTTTATTGCCTAGAAAACTTTCTAACACCAAGTTATTTCAAAGATTAAATAACAATGATAGGTTAGTAGAACTGATGTTAGACGATGAATATGACCTGGATAGGTATAGAAAACAACTGCTTGAGCAATATGGTGATAACACTGACCTGATAGATAAATTTGATAATGTAAGCTTAATGGCTTTTGGTGCTTTGCTAAATTATGTCCTGGATACATTAAAAATATCTAATCTATATCTTAAACAACCTGAATTTGAGACGAAGAGCAAGTATATGGAAATAGATAACTTTACTCGCAGAAATTTAGAGTTGGTAGAATCGATAAGATCAAATAAAAATGGTTCAACGTTATTAAATATAATTGACAGAACAAAAACTGCCATGGGTGGTAGGTTATTAAAGAGGTATATTTTAAATCCTTTATATAGTGTAAATGAAATAAAAGTTAGATTGGAAGCGGTAGAAGAAATTATAATAAAAAAAGATTTACTAAATAAATTTAGAGAGCATCTTGCTCAAATTTATGATATTGAAAGACTACTTGGTAAATTAAATTATAATAATGCTAATCCTCGCGATTTAATTGCCTTAAAAGAATCTCTTAAAGTATTGCCTGATATTTTTAATACCTTGTGTGGTTGCGAATCTGATTTGTTTAATATATTTAAAGAGGAAATTGATACCTTAGATGATATTTATTTACTCATTGATAAGGCTATTGTTGATGACCCCCCAAATACCTTAAAGGATGGGGGTATAATAAAAACTGGATACAATGATGAAATAGATAAGCTACATTATCTAACATTAAATAGTAAAAAACTCTTAATGGATTTAGAGCAAAAAGAAAGAGAGAAAACGGGAATAAAGTCGTTGAAAATAGGATATAATAAAGTATTCGGTTATTATATTGAAGTAACAACAAAGAACCTAAACCTTGTACCCAGTTACTATATACGCAAACAAACCCTGGCTAATTGTGAACGGTTTATTACAGAGGAGTTGAAGCGATTAGAATCAGATATAACTGAAGCTGAAATAAAATTAACCACCTTAGAATATCAATTATTTATGGAAATTCGTAATAAAATCATTTCTGAGATAGACAGAATACAGAAAACTGTATTTGTAATAGCATATTTAGATGTAATTCAATCATATGCTTATGTAAGTATTGAAAATAATTATGTAAAACCTGAAATAAACAATGGTGATAAAATAATAATTAAAAACGGAAGACATCCTGTAATAGAAAAATTAGATAAAAAAAATCTTTTTGTTGCAAATGATGTAAATTTGGATAACGAGAATAATTTAATATATATCATTACAGGACCTAATATGGCAGGCAAATCTACTTATATGCGCCAAGTGGCTCTGATAGTAATAATGGCGCAAATGGGATGTTTTGTACCAGCAGATCATGCTATAATAGGGGTGGTAGACAAGGTCTTCACACGAGTTGGAGCAAGTGATGATATATCTTCTGGCCAGAGTACATTCATGGTCGAAATGAATGAAGTTGCCTATATATTGAAAAATGCAACTTCTAAGAGTCTAATAATTTTAGATGAAATAGGTAGAGGTACAAGTACATTTGATGGGTTGAGTATTGCATGGGCCGTTATTGAATATATTTCTATAAAGATAAAGGCAAAAACTCTTTTTGCTACTCATTACCACGAGCTTGTAAAGCTGGAAGATGAACTGCCTAATGTAAAAAATTTTTATGTCTCAATATACAAAAATGGAGACGATATTGTTTTTTTAAGAAAAATAATGAAGGGGTCAATGTCGCAGAGCTTTGGGATTCAAGTTGCAAAAATGGCAGGTGTTCCTGAAGAAGTAATTAATAAGGCTAAAAGATTGTTAAAGAGTCTGGAAAGATCAGAAAAGAATTTTAATAAAATTCATGAAAAAAGTCCTGCAACTCAATTGGATATATTCAGTATTTATACTAATAAAATTGTAGAATTAATTAAAAATATTGACATAAATACTATGACTCCCTTAGATGCATTAAATAAATTAAACGAGATTAAAAACCTTTTAACAGGTGGCGATCAGACAAGAGATGAGCAAAATAAAAATATTGGATGA
- the miaB gene encoding tRNA (N6-isopentenyl adenosine(37)-C2)-methylthiotransferase MiaB, which yields MGSNTIHDIKIDDIKNAVIEVKNINDNYYNKTGDRKRYLIYTFGCQMNEHDTEIISGILEEMGYEHANSAKESDIIIFNTCSVREHAENRVLGRISQLKPLKNTKPDLIIGICGCMMQEENMKNYVLNHYPYIDLIFGTHNIHELPILINKVLQSNSAVCDVWEENNDIIENLPVIRKDKVKAYVNIMYGCNNFCSYCIVPYVRGRERSREPEDIIGEIKSLAEDGYKEVTLLGQNVNSYGHGLKTKIDFPDLLYMINEIDGIERIRFTTSHPKDLSDKLIYAMRDCQKVCEHIHLPVQSGSNQILRLMNRHYTKENYLELVDKLRSNIPGIAITTDIIVGFPGETDADFMETMDLVRKAEFDLAYTFIYSIRVGTKAAQMENQIPENIKHERLDKLIELQNSISYEKNSNLVNNIEPVLVEEISKKDPNKLSGRTRTNKLVHFEGDRSLIGNFVNVKITEARAYTLIGEIEAKQ from the coding sequence ATGGGATCAAATACAATACATGATATTAAAATTGATGATATAAAAAATGCAGTGATTGAAGTTAAAAATATAAATGATAATTATTATAATAAAACTGGTGATAGAAAAAGATATCTTATATATACATTTGGTTGCCAGATGAATGAACATGATACAGAAATAATTAGTGGTATACTTGAAGAAATGGGTTATGAGCATGCAAATTCAGCTAAAGAAAGTGACATAATAATATTTAATACATGCAGTGTACGTGAGCATGCTGAAAATAGGGTTTTAGGACGTATTTCACAATTAAAACCATTAAAAAATACTAAGCCTGATTTAATTATTGGTATCTGTGGATGCATGATGCAGGAAGAAAACATGAAAAATTACGTATTAAATCATTATCCTTATATTGATTTGATATTTGGTACACATAATATCCATGAGCTCCCTATATTGATAAATAAAGTTCTTCAAAGCAACTCGGCTGTTTGTGATGTGTGGGAAGAAAATAATGATATTATCGAAAATCTTCCCGTTATCCGTAAAGACAAGGTGAAGGCATATGTAAATATTATGTATGGCTGTAACAATTTCTGTTCCTATTGTATTGTTCCGTATGTACGTGGTAGAGAAAGGAGTCGTGAGCCTGAAGATATAATAGGTGAAATAAAAAGTCTCGCTGAAGACGGATATAAAGAAGTCACTCTACTTGGACAAAATGTCAACTCTTATGGCCATGGTTTAAAAACGAAAATAGATTTTCCCGACCTGTTGTATATGATTAACGAAATAGACGGTATCGAAAGAATTAGATTTACAACATCTCATCCTAAAGATCTGTCTGATAAACTAATTTATGCGATGAGAGATTGCCAAAAAGTATGTGAGCATATTCATTTACCTGTGCAGTCCGGCAGCAACCAAATTTTGAGGCTGATGAACAGGCATTATACAAAAGAGAATTATCTAGAACTGGTAGATAAATTAAGAAGCAATATTCCAGGTATTGCTATAACCACAGATATAATTGTTGGATTCCCAGGTGAAACAGATGCAGATTTTATGGAAACAATGGACCTTGTAAGAAAAGCGGAATTCGATTTAGCTTATACCTTTATCTATTCAATAAGAGTGGGTACTAAGGCAGCTCAAATGGAAAATCAGATACCAGAAAACATAAAACATGAAAGATTGGATAAGCTTATTGAATTACAGAACTCAATAAGCTATGAAAAGAATAGTAATCTTGTAAACAATATTGAACCTGTATTGGTAGAAGAAATAAGTAAAAAAGACCCAAATAAATTAAGCGGTAGAACAAGAACAAATAAACTAGTACATTTTGAAGGTGACAGATCTCTCATAGGCAATTTTGTAAATGTCAAAATAACAGAAGCCAGGGCTTATACTCTAATTGGTGAAATAGAAGCTAAGCAATGA
- a CDS encoding CheR family methyltransferase, with the protein MNDFSYFVSSFLDLSGIDLNLYKEKQMKRRISTFVNRHGYKTYAEFLDVLNRNKDLYAEFLRYITINVTEFFRNPEQWNILRNSIIPLLYTNKKYIKIWSCACSSGEEVYSLQFILSDLEVRYELLATDIDNNELKKAHEAVYDFRQIKNIDTNLLERYFIKLDNNKYRVKDSFKQNIKFDTFNLLRDGYPKNFDLILCRNVLIYFTEEAKNFVLTNLSNSLNKGGILFVGNTEQIIFPQNYGLEAYKTFFYRKL; encoded by the coding sequence TTGAATGATTTTTCTTATTTTGTATCTTCTTTTTTAGATTTGTCTGGGATAGATCTGAATCTCTATAAAGAAAAACAAATGAAAAGAAGAATTTCAACGTTTGTCAATAGGCATGGCTATAAAACATATGCTGAGTTTTTAGATGTGCTGAACAGAAACAAGGATCTTTATGCTGAGTTTTTAAGATATATAACAATCAATGTTACAGAATTTTTTAGAAATCCGGAACAATGGAACATCCTAAGGAATAGTATTATCCCTCTGCTATATACTAATAAGAAATATATAAAAATTTGGAGTTGTGCCTGTTCAAGTGGGGAAGAAGTGTACTCATTGCAATTTATTCTTTCTGATTTAGAAGTCCGATATGAATTATTGGCAACGGATATTGATAACAATGAATTAAAGAAAGCGCACGAAGCGGTGTATGATTTTAGACAGATAAAAAATATAGATACAAACTTGCTTGAAAGATATTTCATTAAGTTAGACAACAATAAATATAGAGTAAAGGACTCATTTAAACAGAACATAAAATTTGATACATTTAATTTATTGAGAGATGGTTATCCAAAGAATTTTGATCTCATCTTATGCAGAAATGTATTAATTTATTTTACTGAGGAAGCAAAAAATTTTGTATTAACAAATCTCTCAAACTCATTAAATAAGGGCGGAATATTGTTTGTTGGAAATACTGAACAAATTATTTTCCCACAGAACTATGGATTAGAGGCATATAAAACATTCTTTTATAGAAAATTGTGA
- the speD gene encoding adenosylmethionine decarboxylase, with product MNALGRHILAEIYGCDENILNDKEQIEKIMVDAAIIAGAEVREIAFHKFSPQGVSGVVIISESHLTIHTWPELGYAAVDVFTCGSKVNPWDACNYITEKFHASHITATEVKRGLIENNIKVVNY from the coding sequence ATGAACGCTTTGGGCCGTCATATTTTGGCTGAAATTTATGGATGTGATGAAAACATATTAAACGACAAAGAACAAATTGAAAAAATAATGGTAGACGCTGCAATTATTGCAGGAGCAGAAGTAAGAGAAATTGCATTCCATAAATTTAGCCCTCAGGGCGTTAGTGGAGTAGTAATAATTTCAGAGTCACATTTAACAATCCATACATGGCCAGAATTAGGCTATGCAGCTGTAGATGTATTTACTTGCGGAAGCAAAGTAAATCCATGGGATGCATGTAATTATATTACAGAAAAATTTCATGCTTCTCATATTACAGCTACTGAAGTAAAGAGAGGTTTGATTGAAAATAATATAAAAGTGGTAAATTATTGA
- a CDS encoding 4-hydroxy-3-methylbut-2-enyl diphosphate reductase, whose translation MNIIIADNSGFCFGVSRAIKKIYDEIEKGKKIYLWGPIIHNPKVIDDLTSKGVKIIESIDSLNKNDILFIRTHGIPKDTFYTLKKRNINIIDMTCPFVKKVQHIANKFYKEGYKIIIIGDKTHPEVIGVNGWVDNTAIIINTEDEAKELPQIDNVCVVAQTTLKQESFDRIINILSDKIKNINVFNTICDSTKERQESAYKLSQLADIMIVIGGYNSSNTKKLYEICKSNCKETYMIETKDDLPKIDFRNYDNIGITAGASTPDWIINEVVETILSFNNKNRDNQRDTE comes from the coding sequence TTGAACATTATCATAGCGGATAATTCTGGTTTTTGCTTTGGCGTAAGTAGGGCTATAAAGAAAATTTATGACGAAATAGAAAAGGGAAAAAAGATATATTTATGGGGACCTATCATTCATAACCCTAAGGTGATAGATGATTTGACAAGTAAAGGAGTAAAAATTATCGAAAGCATCGATTCGCTCAATAAAAATGACATATTATTTATAAGAACACATGGAATTCCTAAAGATACTTTTTATACACTAAAAAAGAGGAATATAAATATTATTGATATGACATGTCCTTTTGTAAAGAAAGTTCAACATATAGCTAATAAATTTTACAAAGAGGGCTATAAGATCATAATAATAGGCGACAAAACTCATCCTGAAGTTATTGGTGTTAATGGGTGGGTTGATAATACTGCTATCATAATTAACACTGAAGATGAAGCTAAGGAGCTACCACAAATTGATAATGTTTGTGTTGTTGCCCAAACAACATTAAAGCAAGAATCTTTTGATAGAATTATAAATATCCTTTCTGATAAAATTAAAAACATAAATGTTTTTAACACTATATGTGATTCTACCAAAGAAAGGCAAGAGTCAGCTTACAAACTTTCCCAGCTTGCTGATATAATGATAGTAATTGGTGGATATAATAGTTCTAACACGAAAAAATTATATGAGATATGCAAGTCGAACTGCAAAGAAACTTATATGATCGAAACCAAAGATGATTTACCAAAAATAGATTTCAGAAATTATGATAATATTGGCATTACAGCGGGTGCCTCTACACCAGATTGGATAATAAACGAAGTTGTGGAAACCATTTTAAGTTTTAATAACAAAAATAGAGATAATCAAAGAGATACAGAATAA
- a CDS encoding lysophospholipid acyltransferase family protein: MFYRIAKFVVGTVLRILYKVEVIGLNNMPETGGCIICPNHKSNIDPPLVACFVNRTVYYMAKQELFENIFFSIILKALGAFPVKRGTSDISAIKYSMKLLKEGKVLGIFPEGTRSRNGELGQAEPGVAMLAIKMKVPVVPVAIIGNYKLFSKITIKLGASYDLSEYYNAKLTNEDYKRISQQIIDKIKLLMEEE; encoded by the coding sequence TTGTTTTATAGGATAGCAAAATTTGTTGTAGGAACTGTTCTTAGGATTTTATATAAAGTAGAGGTAATCGGGCTTAACAACATGCCTGAGACAGGGGGGTGCATAATTTGTCCTAATCATAAAAGTAATATTGACCCTCCACTTGTAGCTTGTTTTGTTAACAGGACAGTTTATTATATGGCAAAGCAGGAACTATTTGAAAATATTTTTTTTAGCATTATTTTAAAGGCACTGGGGGCTTTCCCTGTTAAGAGGGGTACTTCAGATATATCTGCTATAAAGTATTCTATGAAGCTTTTAAAAGAGGGGAAAGTGTTAGGAATTTTCCCTGAGGGTACAAGGAGTCGAAACGGTGAACTTGGCCAGGCAGAACCGGGGGTTGCTATGCTTGCAATAAAGATGAAGGTACCTGTTGTTCCTGTTGCTATTATTGGAAATTATAAATTATTTTCAAAGATTACAATAAAACTCGGCGCATCATATGACTTATCCGAGTATTATAATGCAAAGTTAACTAATGAAGATTATAAACGTATCAGTCAACAGATCATAGATAAAATAAAACTTCTAATGGAGGAAGAATAG
- the cmk gene encoding (d)CMP kinase → MGYKIAIDGPAGAGKSTVAKSLAEKLKFVYIDSGAMYRAFTLKIIKKKINVEDKNALINVLMTTNISIADDRIYLDNVDVTDEIRARDVDKLVPIISSIPEIREIMVNIQKNIAKHKDIIMDGRDIGTVVFPDANLKIFLTASIEERAKRRTKEIRDKGVCANYEDILLDMKKRDEMDSNRPVSPLQIANDAIVIDTTNKTVEEIVNEIIYLMGDH, encoded by the coding sequence ATGGGATACAAAATAGCGATTGATGGGCCAGCTGGTGCAGGGAAAAGTACAGTAGCTAAATCTCTTGCAGAAAAGTTAAAATTTGTATATATTGACTCAGGAGCAATGTACAGGGCTTTTACGTTGAAAATCATCAAGAAAAAAATTAATGTCGAAGATAAAAATGCTTTAATCAATGTTCTAATGACTACAAATATCAGCATTGCAGATGACCGTATATATCTTGATAATGTTGATGTAACAGATGAAATCAGGGCAAGAGATGTAGATAAACTTGTACCAATTATATCTTCTATCCCTGAGATAAGGGAAATAATGGTTAATATTCAAAAGAATATAGCCAAACATAAAGATATAATAATGGACGGAAGAGATATAGGTACTGTAGTTTTCCCAGATGCAAATCTAAAGATTTTCTTAACTGCCAGTATTGAAGAGCGGGCCAAGCGAAGAACAAAGGAGATTAGGGATAAAGGTGTATGTGCAAATTACGAAGATATATTATTAGACATGAAAAAAAGGGATGAAATGGATTCAAACAGACCTGTGTCTCCATTACAAATTGCTAATGATGCTATAGTGATTGATACTACTAACAAAACCGTTGAGGAAATAGTGAATGAAATAATTTATTTAATGGGGGATCATTAA
- a CDS encoding histidine phosphatase family protein, giving the protein MKLLIVRHGATEWNKNSRIQGCLDIPLSKEGIVQAQLTANRLINFTVNYIFASDLMRARSTAKIISDTLKIPFVTDKRLREMHFGEWQGLSLEQIDNLYHEKLLLWQDKPAEVSFNGGENLYDVKRRALEFIQEIYLKNKDDNIIIVTHGTFIKVLILSLLNIDLNVYKNLKQDNGALNIIDINDGKATLLLYNDTCYL; this is encoded by the coding sequence ATGAAACTCTTAATTGTAAGACATGGTGCAACCGAGTGGAACAAAAATAGCAGGATTCAGGGATGCCTTGATATTCCACTATCTAAAGAGGGTATCGTACAAGCTCAATTAACGGCAAATAGGTTAATAAATTTCACGGTAAATTATATTTTTGCAAGTGACTTAATGAGAGCCAGAAGTACTGCAAAGATAATTTCTGATACCCTAAAGATCCCTTTTGTAACAGATAAAAGACTTCGAGAAATGCATTTTGGAGAGTGGCAAGGTCTATCCTTAGAACAGATAGACAATCTGTATCATGAAAAGCTATTACTGTGGCAGGATAAACCAGCGGAAGTTTCATTTAATGGCGGTGAAAATTTATATGATGTTAAAAGAAGAGCTTTAGAATTTATCCAAGAAATTTATTTAAAAAATAAAGATGACAACATCATTATCGTTACACATGGTACATTTATTAAGGTATTAATTCTTAGTTTATTAAATATTGACTTAAATGTATACAAAAATTTAAAACAGGATAATGGAGCATTAAACATTATAGATATTAATGATGGAAAAGCCACTTTACTTTTATATAACGATACATGTTATTTATAG
- a CDS encoding MurR/RpiR family transcriptional regulator, translated as MEKDIINKIQDNYQKLSKSQKLIAEYILNHYDKAAFLTAAKLGSTVNVSESTVVRFANVLGYEGYPELQKALQELIKNKLTTVQRLELADDYHNGENIVKAVLKSDMEDIRDTMNELNFNDFEEVIDMIYSAKKIYIIGLRSSTALAEYLGFYLNLILDNVIVIKLGISDIFEQIIKISVEDVIIGIGFPRYSKKTIDALMYAKEKKAKIIAITDSLISPLAPLSDKILIAKSDMDSFVDSLVAPMSLINALIVALGLREKEKITTTFKNLENLWQKYEVYANKP; from the coding sequence ATGGAAAAGGATATTATAAACAAAATTCAGGACAATTATCAAAAACTAAGTAAAAGTCAAAAATTAATTGCTGAATATATACTAAACCATTATGATAAAGCGGCATTTCTTACTGCTGCAAAGTTAGGTAGTACCGTGAATGTAAGCGAATCAACGGTAGTGAGATTTGCAAACGTATTAGGATACGAAGGATACCCTGAATTGCAAAAAGCACTGCAAGAACTGATCAAAAATAAGTTAACTACAGTTCAACGGTTAGAATTGGCAGACGACTATCATAACGGAGAAAACATCGTAAAAGCTGTCTTAAAATCTGACATGGAAGATATACGCGATACTATGAACGAATTAAATTTTAATGATTTCGAAGAAGTTATAGATATGATTTACTCAGCAAAAAAAATATACATTATTGGATTAAGAAGCTCAACAGCATTAGCTGAATATTTGGGATTTTATTTAAATTTAATCTTAGATAATGTCATAGTCATCAAATTGGGCATAAGTGACATCTTTGAGCAGATAATTAAAATTTCTGTGGAAGATGTTATCATTGGTATAGGATTCCCAAGATATTCCAAAAAAACTATAGATGCTTTAATGTATGCCAAAGAGAAAAAGGCTAAGATTATAGCCATAACTGATAGTTTGATATCTCCACTTGCTCCGCTAAGTGATAAAATTTTAATAGCAAAAAGTGATATGGATTCCTTTGTGGACTCGCTTGTTGCACCCATGAGTTTAATTAATGCACTAATAGTAGCATTGGGCTTAAGAGAAAAGGAAAAGATTACAACAACATTTAAGAATTTAGAAAATTTATGGCAGAAGTATGAAGTATATGCCAATAAACCTTAA
- a CDS encoding 2-oxoacid:acceptor oxidoreductase family protein, translated as MKHEIRLSGEGGQGIILAGVILAEAAIYDGLNAIQSQSYGPEARGGASKAEIIISDDEINYPKVILPDILLILSVDAYKKYFKNVSKNGIILIDDSIQVTENSEATVVSLPIIKTAELEIKKPITTNIVALAALQSITNVVSKGSLEKAVLDRVPRSFLDINKMALEIGFKLFSNI; from the coding sequence ATGAAACATGAAATTAGACTGTCCGGTGAAGGAGGGCAAGGTATTATTTTGGCCGGTGTTATCCTTGCCGAAGCCGCTATTTATGATGGCTTAAATGCAATTCAATCTCAGTCATATGGACCTGAAGCCAGAGGTGGTGCAAGCAAAGCAGAAATTATAATAAGTGATGATGAAATAAATTATCCTAAAGTAATACTTCCTGATATATTATTAATTCTTTCTGTTGACGCTTATAAAAAATACTTTAAAAATGTCTCAAAAAATGGCATAATACTTATAGATGATTCAATTCAAGTTACGGAAAATTCTGAGGCTACGGTTGTTAGTTTGCCAATAATAAAAACCGCAGAGTTGGAAATCAAAAAACCAATAACAACTAATATCGTAGCATTGGCAGCATTACAAAGTATTACAAACGTAGTGAGTAAGGGATCATTAGAAAAAGCAGTTCTTGATCGTGTGCCAAGATCTTTTTTAGATATCAATAAAATGGCCTTAGAAATAGGATTTAAATTATTTAGTAATATATAA
- a CDS encoding 2-oxoacid:ferredoxin oxidoreductase subunit beta yields MPSEFVKQYFRVDTLPHIWCEGCGNGILMNDIAHAIDNLRLNQDKVVIVSGIGCSSRATGYMNFDTLHTTHGRAIAFATGIKLANPELTVIVITGDGDCLAIGGNHFIHAARRNIDITVVLFNNSIYGMTGGQYSPTTPTGEYAMTAPYGMIERNFDSCKLAEAAGATYIARGTAFNTTQMIGLLERAIQHKGFSFVEGVSTCPTYYGRKNKKGDAVDMMDWQRKHAIDIKAASRMKSEFLADKFLTGEFKCIDEPEYTEEYQKIIDKLQLQEG; encoded by the coding sequence ATGCCCAGTGAATTCGTAAAACAATATTTTAGAGTTGATACATTACCACATATCTGGTGTGAAGGGTGTGGTAATGGGATATTGATGAATGATATAGCTCATGCCATAGATAATCTCAGACTTAATCAAGATAAAGTGGTTATAGTTTCTGGGATAGGTTGTTCATCAAGAGCTACAGGTTATATGAATTTCGATACACTTCATACTACTCACGGTAGGGCCATTGCATTTGCTACTGGTATTAAACTGGCCAATCCAGAACTTACTGTCATAGTAATAACAGGAGATGGAGATTGCCTTGCCATAGGTGGTAATCATTTTATTCATGCAGCACGTAGGAACATTGATATCACTGTTGTTCTGTTCAACAATAGCATATATGGAATGACAGGAGGGCAATATTCACCAACTACCCCAACAGGGGAATATGCAATGACTGCTCCCTATGGAATGATAGAAAGAAATTTTGATTCCTGCAAATTAGCAGAAGCTGCGGGTGCTACTTATATAGCAAGAGGAACGGCTTTTAACACAACCCAAATGATAGGTTTGTTGGAACGAGCAATACAGCACAAGGGGTTTTCTTTTGTTGAGGGAGTATCAACATGTCCTACTTATTATGGTCGCAAGAATAAAAAAGGTGATGCTGTTGATATGATGGATTGGCAAAGAAAACATGCTATAGATATTAAAGCTGCCTCAAGAATGAAGTCTGAATTTTTAGCGGATAAGTTCTTAACTGGTGAATTTAAATGCATAGATGAACCGGAATATACTGAAGAGTATCAGAAAATTATAGATAAATTGCAATTGCAGGAGGGCTAA